The following proteins are co-located in the Pomacea canaliculata isolate SZHN2017 linkage group LG8, ASM307304v1, whole genome shotgun sequence genome:
- the LOC112570542 gene encoding uncharacterized protein LOC112570542: MTLRTSFMSASLFNKLSFIFAIIAMFCAWISFCLPTWGYNNDSRSSGVMGYGLWRECGKGALSSGCSDISGTNLDWYGVVQAMASLGFIGVNLALVLVVLQIFVDKCKGAREIAFWNFVQCVITAVCYLIAVIIFGSKYRSALRSNISDRPEFGYAFGLAVVALAINGIAVAVLQFMEGRSAAKS, from the exons ATGACTCTGCGCACCAGTTTTATGTCAGCTTCGCTGTTTAACAAGTTGTCTTTCATCTTTGCCATCATCGCCATGTTTTGCGCTTGGATTTCCTTCTGCTTGCCGACATGGGGCTACAACAACGACTCCCGGTCATCAGGGGTCATGGGTTACGGACTGTGGAGAGAATGCGGCAAAGGGGCTTTGTCGTCGGGCTGCTCAGACATCAGTGGAACGAATCTGG actGGTATGGGGTGGTGCAAGCAATGGCCAGCCTGGGCTTCATCGGCGTGAATCTGGCCCTGGTGCTGGTCGTCCTGCAGATCTTTGTGGACAAGTGCAAGGGCGCGCGGGAGATCGCCTTTTGGAACTTCGTGCAGTGTGTTATCACAG CTGTCTGCTACCTGATAGCAGTCATCATCTTCGGCAGCAAGTACAGAAGTGCACTAAGATCAAACATCTCGGACAGACCGGAGTTCGGCTATGCGTTTGGACTCGCCGTCGTCGCCTTGGCAATCAACGGCATCGCCGTGGCTGTTCTTCAGTTCATGGAGGGAAGGAGTGCAGCAAAGAGCTAA
- the LOC112570828 gene encoding N-acetylated-alpha-linked acidic dipeptidase-like protein codes for MYDPNKYPIAFYPLYHTEYETFDAVKRLIDPDFRYHRSVGQVAVEIVRLLADSLIIPFNISDYAWGLEMNRQKLDKGFGSRLQQIVSNYPDLQKVIEGFKKDVQTFERTVSQIDRK; via the exons ATGTATGACCCG AATAAGTATCCGATCGCTTTCTATCCTCTGTACCACACAGAGTACGAGACATTCGATGCAGTGAAGAGGCTGATAGACCCGGACTTCAGG tatCACCGGTCCGTGGGTCAGGTGGCAGTTGAAATTGTTCGTTTACTGGCCGACTCTCTCATCATTCCCTTCAACATCTCGGACTACGCCTGGGGGCTAGAAATGAACAGACAGAAGCTGGACAAAGGGTTTGGGTCACGACTGCAACAAATTGTCTCTAACTACC CGGACTTGCAGAAAGTCATAGAAGGTTTTAAGAAGGATGTACAGACGTTTGAAAGAACCGTATCGCAAATAGACAGAAAGTA A
- the LOC112570333 gene encoding retinol dehydrogenase 13-like: protein MITSFKLSSLEELQEMAASKSTFLLSIAAAGIGYVIIRKFVAGGKSTSLARLDGKTVIITGANTGIGKETARDLASRGANVIIACRNKTKGKQAADDIKQSTGRPVTLRQLDLSSLTSVRKFAAEVNQELEHLDILINNAAVGPCPFSKSEDGYELQFATNQLGHFLLTLLLLDLLHKSAPSRIIVVSGKAYEYGDLDLDNLNGKKSYHQITAYIQSKIANIMFALELSALLKEKGVTVNALHPGVIHSELGRHLDGGMPWPFSCLFIRLLGLMSWLFFKTPKQGAQTTVHCAVAEELEDVTGQYFSDCKPKQLMPHVLDVNKRKELWKKCAEMVKLTDAELPKCLQ from the exons ATGATAACCAGCTTTAAACTATCCTCCCTGGAGGAACTGCAGGAGATGGCAGcgtcaaaatcaacttttctcctGTCCATAGCTGCAGCGG GTATTGGATATGTGATTATTAGAAAATTTGTTGCTGGAGGTAAATCCACTAGCCTTGCAAGGCTTGATGGAAAAACAGTTATAATCACAGGAGCCAATACAGGCATTGGTAAAGAAACAGCTCGTGATCTGGCTTCAAGAG GAGCTAATGTCATAATTGCATGCCGAAACAAGACAAAAGGCAAGCAAGCAGCTGATGATATCAAGCAATCAACTGGCAGGCCAGTGACATTACGACAGCTGGATCTGTCATCTCTGACATCTGTTAGAAAGTTTGCAGCAGAAGTGAACCAGGAACTTGAGCACCTTGACATCTTGATTAATAATGCTG CTGTGGGTCCTTGTCCTTTCTCAAAGAGTGAAGATGGTTATGAGTTGCAGTTTGCCACAAATCAGCTGGGTCATTTTCTCTTGACTTTACTTCTGCTAGATCTTCTCCACAAGTCAGCACCAAGCCGTATCATTGTTGTGTCTGGAAAGGCATATGAAT ATGGTGATCTTGATCTGGATAATCTGAATGGAAAGAAATCATATCACCAAATCACTGCTTACATTCAAAGCAAGATTGCCAACATAATGTTTGCTCTGGAACTTAGTGCTCTTCTTAAAG AGAAAGGTGTGACTGTAAACGCTTTACATCCTGGTGTCATTCACTCAGAACTGGGGCGGCATTTGGATGGTGGGATGCCATGGCCATTTAGCTGTCTGTTTATTCGTCTGCTTGGTCTGATGAGCTGgctgttttttaaaacaccaaaGCAGGGAGCACAGACAACGGTACACTGTGCTGTTGCAGAAGAACTGGAGGATGTGACTGGCCAGTATTTTAG TGACTGTAAGCCCAAGCAACTAATGCCTCATGTATTGGATGTCAACAAGAGGAAGGAGCTTTGGAAGAAATGTGCAGAGATGGTGAAACTTACAGATGCAGAGCTGCCAAAATGTCTGCAGTAA
- the LOC112570361 gene encoding glutamate carboxypeptidase 2-like, with amino-acid sequence MILLPLHFSFDDITQENSDRVNLSQIHLTQSPHIAGRDRDFELVAYLKSKFTEYGLDSVKSTPYQVLLSYPDNENPNTVLIVNNTGGETIVFDSTSTESNISQLEGVIRPFLAYSPSGVVNTSKLVYVNYGRVEDFEFLRTNYNITFNDSIVIVRYGKNFRGSKVEIAARYGALGVIIYSDPADYTWSRDPRYFPETWFLPSSGAQRGSLYTGVGDPLTPGYPSIATAYRYNESSTPTPLPTIPAHAMGYGGAIHFLKEMQGDEVPKDWRGGLNIPYRLGPGLTPGLSLRMKVTTTNSIRRVDNVIATLKGDVEPDRYVLMGNHRDAWVYGSVDPSGGMAVMMEVARAMGQLVKNKRWRPRRSIMFCSWGAEEYGLIGSSEWAEQYVKSLGARAVAYLNIDVAVGGNFSLYALGTPLMYRAVYEATKKHPA; translated from the exons ATGATACTGCTGCCACTTCATTTCTCATTTGATGATATCACCCAGGAGAATAGTGACAGAGTCAACCTAAGTCAGAT ACACCTGACACAGAGTCCTCACATCGCAGGAAGGGACCGCGACTTTGAGCTTGTGGCCTACCTCAAGAGTAAATTTACAGAATATGGACTGGATTCTGTAAAGTCCACGCCGTACCAGGTTCTCCTGTCGTATCCAGACAACGAGAATCCCAATACTGTGCTGATTGTGAACAACACAGGCGGGGAGACTATCGTCTTCGACTCCACTTCCACCGAGAGCAACATCTCTCAACTTGAGGGAGTTATCCGCCCTTTTCTGGCTTACTCCCCCTCTGGTGTAGTCAAC aCTTCCAAGCTGGTGTACGTGAACTACGGACGAGTTGAAGATTTCGAATTTCTGAGGACAAACTACAACATAACATTTAATGACTCTATCGTCATTGTGAGATATGGCAAAAATTTTAGAGGAAGCAAG GTAGAAATCGCCGCGCGCTACGGGGCTTTGGGGGTCATCATCTACTCAGACCCTGCGGACTACACCTGGTCTAGAGACCCCCGGTATTTTCCAGAAACGTGGTTCCTGCCATCTAGTGGCGCACAAAGAGGCAGCCTCTACACCGGCGTGGGAGACCCTCTGACCCCTGGGTATCCATCTATAG CCACAGCTTATCGATACAACGAGAGCAGCACACCAACACCTTTGCCAACCATACCAGCACACGCCATGGGCTATGGAGGGGCGATACACTTTCTCAA AGAAATGCAAGGAGACGAAGTTCCCAAAGACTGGAGAGGTGGCTTGAACATCCCCTACAGGCTGGGCCCAGGGCTTACTCCTGGACTCTCACTTCGCATGAAGGTTACAACAACTAACAGCATTAGAAGGGTGGACAACGTGATAGCGACGTTGAAGGGAGACGTGGAGCCTG accGCTACGTGTTGATGGGAAACCACCGCGACGCCTGGGTGTACGGCTCCGTTGATCCTTCAGGCGGAATGGCCGTCATGATGGAGGTGGCCAGAGCTATGGGCCAGCTGGTCAAGAACA AGAGATGGAGGCCACGCCGTTCTATCATGTTCTGTTCCTGGGGAGCGGAGGAGTATGGACTTATTGGTTCTAGTGAATGGGCGGAG CAATATGTCAAGTCGCTGGGGGCGAGAGCTGTTGCTTACCTCAATATTGATGTCGCTGTGGGAG GTAACTTTTCCCTTTATGCTTTGGGGACACCCCTGATGTACAGAGCTGTTTATGAGGCTACCAAAAAG CATCCGGCTTAA
- the LOC112570822 gene encoding sarcoplasmic reticulum histidine-rich calcium-binding protein-like: MHYFQNSVILLILLTVGLFVKASDDSNDGNISEQEVGYAKGSLCGYCTYCKFCKLCDHDCPCETSQSKPNCKMCKYCKFCYLCSAFCDTICKPGSIIDTVSSAIVNALPSFNREEVDGDIESVKTWIEKKKDEL, translated from the exons ATGCATTACTTTCAGAATTCcgtaattttgttaattttattgacAGTAGGATTATTCGTCAAAGCTTCAGATGATAGCAACGATGGAAATATTTCAGAACAAGAAGTCGGTTATGCGAAGGGATCGTTGTGTGGATATTGTACCTATTGCAAG TTCTGCAAACTTTGCGACCACGACTGCCCATGTGAAACCAGTCAGTCCAAGCCAAACTGTAAAATGTgcaag tactgCAAGTTTTGCTATTTGTGCTCTGCTTTCTGTGATACAATCTGCAAACCTG GAAGCATCATTGATACAGTGTCTTCTGCTATAGTCAA TGCTCTTCCTTCATTCAACAGAGAAGAAGTTGATGGTGACATTGAGTCCGTTAAAACCTGGATTGAGAAGAAGAAGGATGAACTATAA